Below is a genomic region from Thermodesulfobacteriota bacterium.
CGGAGCCCGTCCAGAACATTTTCTCAGGGCTCGTATTGACCCCCTCACCCCCACTGGGGGAGAGGGAGATTACAGATGAGAAAAGTTGCCTACCCCGTATCAGGTACAGTGCTTGCCCCACGCCGAAACGGTTAACCCTACTTCAACTCCTCTTGACCGATGGTTTTAGCTTCGGGAGCACCACCCTCTTCGCCTTCTTCCAGTCCACGTATTCGGTCGAGTCGCGGGTTGCCCGGAACTTCCTCTCTTCGTCCTCGTTCTTGAACTCAGGTATTTTTTTCGTTTTCTTCATGTGATTTATACACCTCTCCATCCGTCATAGACCTCTGTAAAAGCAATGCAGTAAATGTCGTCATTCCCGCGGAAGCGGGAATCCAGACGCCGTCCCCGCGAAACTTGTCCCTGCGAAAGCAGGGAGCGGGGAACAAAAATAAAGAGACTGGGTTCCTGTTTTCACAGGA
It encodes:
- a CDS encoding CopG family antitoxin, with translation MKKTKKIPEFKNEDEERKFRATRDSTEYVDWKKAKRVVLPKLKPSVKRS